GGTCGTCGTCGGGGCAGTGCACGTGCACGCGCAGGCGCCAGTTCAGGCTGACCGAGAGCAGGTGCGAGACCACGGAGTAGCGTGGGCCTTCGGTACCCTCGTTGCGGTACTCCGACCAGTCGACGCCGGCCAGGTCGATCAGCTGCTCGAAGCGAAGCTGCGGGTCATCGCGCAGCCTGCGCGCCACGTCGGGCCAGCGGGCCGCCGGCACGGTGATCGTGATCTCGCCGCGGTCGCGCTTCAGCGCAGTGACGGCATCGCCGAGCACGCTCGTGAGCGTCGCCTGCAGGGTGTCGAGCTTCAGGGTCATCGGGTACTTCCGGGCACCAGGGTCAGCGCGCGATGGTGTTCTCGCGGCGGATCTTGGCCTGCAGCTGCAGGATGCCATAGAGCAGCGCCTCGGCCGTGGGCGGGCAGCCGGGCACATAGACGTCCACCGGCACGATGCGGTCGCAGCCACGAACGACGCTGTAGCTGTAGTGGTAGTAGCCGCCGCCGTTGGCGCAGGAGCCCATGCTCAGCACCCAGCGCGGCTCGGCCATCTGGTCGTAGACCTTGCGCAGCGCCGGCGCCATCTTGTTGCACAGTGTGCCGGCGACGATCATCAGGTCGCTCTGGCGCGGGCTCGGGCGAAACAGCATGCCGAAGCGGTCGATGTCGTAACGCGCGGCACCGGCATGCATCATCTCCACGGCGCAGCACGCGAGGCCGAAGGTCATCGGCCACAGCGAACCCGTCTTGGACCAGTTGACGAGCTTGTCGACCGAGGTGGTGACGAAGCCTTCCTTCAGAACGCCTTCAATGCCCATGCTGCTGCTCCGACTGCTGACCGCCGACGTTCATTGCCCGTCACTCCCAATCGAGGGCACCCTTCTTCCACTCGTAGATGAAACCGACCACGAGGATGGCCAGGAAGATCATCATGGCCCAGAAGCCTGACGCCCCGATGTCGTGCAGCGACACCGCCCACGGGAAGAGGAAGGCGATCTCGAGATCGAACAGGATGAACAGGATGGCCACGAGGTAGTAGCGCACGTCGAACTTCATGCGCGCGTCTTCGAAGGCCTCGAAGCCGCACTCGTAGGGGCTGTTCTTGGCCGCGTCGGGCCGGTTGGGGCCGAAGATGAAGCCCAACACCTGCGGCGCCACGCCAACGCCGATGCCCACCAGGATGAACAGGATCACGGGCAGGTAGGCTTGGAGGTCCATCGCGGTGTCAATCCAACGTCAGCCAAAACACGGCCAAGAAAAAGCGCGCCTTCAGATTGACCTTGAAGGGCCCCCTTGAAGACTGCGAGAGGCTCAAGGCACTGGGCGCGCTGATGATGCGTAACCGGTGCTGCAACGGACCGTTCTGAGGACCTGGTGCCGACGGCGAGACTCGAACTCGCACAGCTTTCGCCACTACCCCCTCAAGATAGCGTGTCTACCAATTTCACCACGTCGGCACGGTGCCCTCGGGAGGGTCCGTCTAGCGTCTTTGCCGCCCGGTTTGCGTGAGGAACTGGCTCCCCGGACAGCCGCGCATTCTAGCCACAAACGAGGGGGTTTCCCCTCGTTCGCGACACCCCGTCACCGCGAGGCCGCGGGCGCGGCAGGCTGCGCCGGGACCGCCCCCGGTGCGGCCGGCGCGGCCGGGATCGCACCCGGGATGGCGCCCGGCACACTGGCTGCGGGCAGCGGCGCGTCGAGCACGCTGCCACCCGGTGTCGAGCGCGCGACCTTGCCGGTGGAGCTGAGGTAGGTGATGGCCAGCGTGCACACGAAGAACACGGTGGCGCAGGCGGCCGTCGAGCGCGACAGGAAGTTCGCGCTGCCGCTGGCGCCAAAGAGGCTGCCCGAAGCGCCGCTGCCGAACGAGGCGCCCATGTCGGCGCCCTTGCCGTGCTGCACCAGCACGAGGCCGATCATCACGATCGCCGTGATCACTTGCAGGGCCAGCAGGAGGGTCAACCAGATTTGCATGATGGATCGGAAGCGTTGGAACTCGAAGAAGGCAGCGGCGGCGTCAGCCGCCAGCGCGCACGATGGCGATGAAGTCGGCCGCCTTCAGCGAGGCACCGCCGATGAGGCCGCCATCGATGTCGGGCTGCGCGAAGAGCTCGGCCGCGTTGTCGGCCTTGACGCTGCCGCCGTAGAGGATGCGCATCGCGTCACCGCGGCCGGTGGCGGCCTGCAGCTGAGCGCGAAGCAGCGCGTGGACCTCCTGCGCCTGCGCTGGTGTGGCGGTGCGGCCGGTGCCGATGGCCCACACGGGCTCGTAGGCCACCACCATTTCGGCCGCGCAGTGCGCGAGCTGGTGGATGACGACGGAGAGCTGGCGCTTGACGACCTCGGCCGTGGCGCCCGCCTCGCGCTCGCCGAGTGTCTCGCCGACGCACACGATGGGCGTGACGCCGCGGCCCAGCGCGGCCTGGGCCTTGGCGGCCACCAGCGCGTCGCTCTCGGCGTGGTAGGCGCGGCGCTCGCTGTGGCCCACCAGCACGTAGCGGCAGCCCAGCTCCTGCAGCATCGCGGCCGACACCTCGCCGGTGTAGGCGCCCTGCGCGTGGGCCGACACATCCTGCGCGCCCCAGCGCAGGTCGCTCGCGGCCAGTGCGATGGCGGTGTCGGCCAGGTAGACGAAGGGCGTGCACACGGCCACGTCGCAGCCAAAGGGCCGGGCGGCCAGCACCTGCGCCAGCAGATCGGCATTGGTGGCGCGGCTGCCGTGCATCTTCCAGTTGCCGACGACGAGCTTGCGACGGAGGGGCATGGCGGCGGTTCCCGGGTTCGACACGGGGTCAGGCCCAGCTCAGCACGAGCTTGCCGATGTGCGTGCCGGACTCCATCAACGCGTGCGCGTCGGCCGCGGCGCCGGGCTCGGCGGCCTGGAACACACGATGGATCACGGGCCGCACGCGGCCGGCCTCGAGCCAGGGCCAGGCGTGCGTGCGCAGTTCGCGCGCGATGTGGGTCTTGTAGGCGATGCTGCGCGGGCGCAGCGTGGAACCGGTCACGGTGAGGCGCTTGCGCAGCACCAGGCCCGCGTCGAAGGCGCCGCCGTTGCCACCCTGCGTCGCGATGATGGCCAGCCGGCCGTCCTCGGCCAGGCACTTCAGCTCGCGCAGCACGTACTCGCCAGCCACCATGTCCAGCACCACGTCGGCGCCGCGGCCAGCGGTCACGCGCCGGGTTTCCTCGGCAAAGTCCTGGGTGCGGTAGTTGATGCCGTGGTCGGCGCCCAGCGCCACGCAGGCCGCCACCTTCTCGTCGCTGCCGGCGGTGACGATGACCCGTGCGCCCAGCGCCTTGGCCAGCTGGATGGCGGTGACGCCGATGCCACTGGAGCCGCCCTGCACCAGCAGCGTCTCGCCGGGCTGCAGGCGCGCGATCTGGAACACGTTCTGCCAGACGGTGAAGAAGGTCTCGGGCAGGCTCGCCGCCTCCACCATCGTCAGCCCCGTGGGCACCGGCAGGCACTGGCCCACCGGCGCGGTGCAGACCTCGGCGTAGCCACCGCCCGCCACCAGCGCGCAGACCGCATCGCCCACGGCCAGGCCGGCCGCGGCGAGCTCGGCCGCGTCACCGGCGATCACGGTGCCGGCCACTTCCAGGCCCGGCAGGTCGCTCACGCCGGGCGGCATGGGATACAGGCCCTTGCGCTGCAGAACATCAGGCCGGTTGATGCCGCTGGCCTGCACGGCGATCAGCAGCTCGCCGGCCTTCAGCTCGGGCCGCGGCCGCGTGCAGGCGCGCAGCACCTCCGGACCGCCCGGCTGGGCGATCTCGAAGGCGCGCATGCCGGCGCTGGCCGCTGCACCCATGAACCGTGTCACTCCGGCTGCTTCGGCGGCTCGGCAGCGGGCGCGGCGTCGGCGGCCGGGGCATCGCCCGGGCCACCTTGGCCGCCCTCGGCCGGCGCGGCA
The genomic region above belongs to Ideonella sp. WA131b and contains:
- a CDS encoding NADH-quinone oxidoreductase subunit C; protein product: MTLKLDTLQATLTSVLGDAVTALKRDRGEITITVPAARWPDVARRLRDDPQLRFEQLIDLAGVDWSEYRNEGTEGPRYSVVSHLLSVSLNWRLRVHVHCPDDDLPAVPSINEVWNAANWFEREAFDLFGILFEGHEDLRRILTDYGFIGHPMRKDFPVSGHVEMRYDAETKRVIYQPVTIEPRENVPRVVREDNYGGLS
- a CDS encoding NADH-quinone oxidoreductase subunit B; the encoded protein is MGIEGVLKEGFVTTSVDKLVNWSKTGSLWPMTFGLACCAVEMMHAGAARYDIDRFGMLFRPSPRQSDLMIVAGTLCNKMAPALRKVYDQMAEPRWVLSMGSCANGGGYYHYSYSVVRGCDRIVPVDVYVPGCPPTAEALLYGILQLQAKIRRENTIAR
- a CDS encoding NADH-quinone oxidoreductase subunit A gives rise to the protein MDLQAYLPVILFILVGIGVGVAPQVLGFIFGPNRPDAAKNSPYECGFEAFEDARMKFDVRYYLVAILFILFDLEIAFLFPWAVSLHDIGASGFWAMMIFLAILVVGFIYEWKKGALDWE
- the secG gene encoding preprotein translocase subunit SecG, yielding MQIWLTLLLALQVITAIVMIGLVLVQHGKGADMGASFGSGASGSLFGASGSANFLSRSTAACATVFFVCTLAITYLSSTGKVARSTPGGSVLDAPLPAASVPGAIPGAIPAAPAAPGAVPAQPAAPAASR
- the tpiA gene encoding triose-phosphate isomerase; the encoded protein is MPLRRKLVVGNWKMHGSRATNADLLAQVLAARPFGCDVAVCTPFVYLADTAIALAASDLRWGAQDVSAHAQGAYTGEVSAAMLQELGCRYVLVGHSERRAYHAESDALVAAKAQAALGRGVTPIVCVGETLGEREAGATAEVVKRQLSVVIHQLAHCAAEMVVAYEPVWAIGTGRTATPAQAQEVHALLRAQLQAATGRGDAMRILYGGSVKADNAAELFAQPDIDGGLIGGASLKAADFIAIVRAGG
- a CDS encoding NAD(P)H-quinone oxidoreductase, whose translation is MRAFEIAQPGGPEVLRACTRPRPELKAGELLIAVQASGINRPDVLQRKGLYPMPPGVSDLPGLEVAGTVIAGDAAELAAAGLAVGDAVCALVAGGGYAEVCTAPVGQCLPVPTGLTMVEAASLPETFFTVWQNVFQIARLQPGETLLVQGGSSGIGVTAIQLAKALGARVIVTAGSDEKVAACVALGADHGINYRTQDFAEETRRVTAGRGADVVLDMVAGEYVLRELKCLAEDGRLAIIATQGGNGGAFDAGLVLRKRLTVTGSTLRPRSIAYKTHIARELRTHAWPWLEAGRVRPVIHRVFQAAEPGAAADAHALMESGTHIGKLVLSWA